One Deltaproteobacteria bacterium genomic window, GGCGTCGATCTCGTCGATCAAGACGATCGCCGGACGATGCTCCATGGCGTCGTTGAAAATCTGCCTGAGATTGGCTTCCGTGCCGCCATGCAGCGAACTCACCACCTCGGGACCGTTGATGTAAAAAAAGCGCGCGCCGATCTCATTGGCCAACGCCTTGGCGAGATAAGTTTTTCCCGAGCCCGGCGGGCCGCAGAGCAAAACCCCGCGCGGCACTTCGATGCCCAAGTTTTCGAAGACTTCGGGGAAGCGCAAAGGCATCTCGACCAGTTCGCGAATCTGCTCGATCTGCGGCGCCAGGCCGCCGATGTCGGCGAAGGTCACCAGATTCGCCGCGGCGCCGGGCATCAGCCGGCCGCTGCGCAAAACCACTCGCGTACCGTCAGTGACGCGGCCGCTCTCCGGCTCCACCGCAATAACGCGAAACATTATCGGGCGCGGCAAGAGCTTCAACTCCATCGCCAACAGCATGCCGCTGCAAAGCAATTGCGCCCTAGCAGTCAGTTGCCCGGCGATTTCCTGTTCGATACTGGCGAGATTTTCGTCCAGCGCCGAGAGCGGTTCGAGCATCACCCGCTTGGCATCGGCGATGTCAATGACGCGCACCGTCACCAGCTCGTCGAGGCTAGGTTTGAGCGCGGACAACTGATGACGATCGAGATAAACGACGCCGTTGGCATTGGAATTCCCCGCCGGCACGACCCACGCCACCAAGCGCCGGCCCCGTTCAGTACGCAATTCCACGGCGCTACGTTCAGCGATCTGCGCGATTGACAGATCGCTTGCGGCGATGGCGACGAAATTATCGCGCGCCGCATCGCCATTCCCACGCACCGCTTTGAGTTGCAGTGAGACCCTCGCAGTCAACCGTTACCCCTGCTCGTTTCGTTTGAAGCAACATTGACCGCGTCCGAAACTACGACTCCCTCGATGGGGATAAGATTTCGGATCGACTCAAACAAACCTATCATCATGCGGCTCCTATTTTTTCTACTACGCGATCGCAAGTCGAACTATTTTTGCCAATCCGAGGCATCGCTCAACTGTTCGATGCCGCCGAGAAACTCATGCCCCGGCTGGCGCGCCCAAACTGAAACCAGCCGCGCCATCTCATCTCCGTCGTTGACATGCTGATGGGCGATCATCGGCGGGATGCAGATCAAATCGCCGGCTTGCCAAGAGTGGCGCGTGCCTTCATGCAGATCGTGACCGCGCCCGCGCAGCACCAACAACAGCTCCTCAAAGATATGGCGGTGCTCGCCGCTCCGTTCGCCCGGCGCAATCTCCTGCTCCATCAAGTCCAGCGAGTGATTCGCCACCTCGGTCCAGCGGCTGATGAGAAATTTCAACCGCCCCTGCCGCGTCAGCTCCCACTTGCCATCCCGCCCTGACAAGACACGCGGACCGTTTTGTTCGAGCTGATTTTCTTCCGCGAGCCGGTTCAAAAACCAATCGTAGCGGCTTTTCTCTGGGCGAATCGTTTGTACTTGGCGCCGCGCTTGGAAAATTTCCTCGAGCTTGCGGTCTTTCTGCGCTTGCAGCGGAATCTTCTCCTCGCTCTGTTGCTCGCGCCAGAGCAGTCCTTGATTGTGCCACAACCGCACTTGCGGTAGCCATGCGCGAAAGCCGTCGACCGCGATGGTCATAAAGTGATGCATCGTATA contains:
- a CDS encoding AAA family ATPase; the encoded protein is MLEPLSALDENLASIEQEIAGQLTARAQLLCSGMLLAMELKLLPRPIMFRVIAVEPESGRVTDGTRVVLRSGRLMPGAAANLVTFADIGGLAPQIEQIRELVEMPLRFPEVFENLGIEVPRGVLLCGPPGSGKTYLAKALANEIGARFFYINGPEVVSSLHGGTEANLRQIFNDAMEHRPAIVLIDEIDAIAPVRGESGLQADVRMGTQLLSLLDGLVNMEEVVCCSKVIMSGVNGNVIMSGWKDDNPDNERRETTRRNSTSISQRDHRG
- a CDS encoding cupin domain-containing protein, with the protein product MAEIEREREALREQETAAEHYYDYEARFVKQKREKERINFLPRVIKPAMFAPGEFALGDIHINARYTVAPLSSLTCGFVELCALEKNPPKRAIHSELVYIIDGSGESIQDGKVIPFHAGDAVIVPAYTMHHFMTIAVDGFRAWLPQVRLWHNQGLLWREQQSEEKIPLQAQKDRKLEEIFQARRQVQTIRPEKSRYDWFLNRLAEENQLEQNGPRVLSGRDGKWELTRQGRLKFLISRWTEVANHSLDLMEQEIAPGERSGEHRHIFEELLLVLRGRGHDLHEGTRHSWQAGDLICIPPMIAHQHVNDGDEMARLVSVWARQPGHEFLGGIEQLSDASDWQK